One segment of Sphingomonas qomolangmaensis DNA contains the following:
- a CDS encoding twin-arginine translocase TatA/TatE family subunit translates to MGGFSLMHWLVFGVIAILLLGGGRFSNLMGDVAKGIKNFKKGMIEDDDDKVEPSRIEAQRAAEPAFKTDADRTRDDR, encoded by the coding sequence ATGGGTGGTTTCAGCCTGATGCATTGGCTGGTGTTCGGCGTGATCGCGATCCTGTTGCTGGGTGGTGGTCGCTTCTCGAACCTGATGGGTGACGTTGCCAAGGGCATCAAGAACTTCAAGAAGGGCATGATCGAGGACGACGACGACAAGGTCGAGCCGAGCCGGATCGAAGCCCAGCGCGCCGCCGAGCCCGCGTTCAAGACCGACGCCGATCGCACGCGCGACGATCGCTGA